The DNA window ATTCATGACTGAATACTCATCATTGAGCACGAATCTTTTCCTGTTGGATCATGCCTTCATGCTGCCGAAAGAGTTCAGGTTTGATAAAGAACTGAAGAAAGCAAGAATGTAACACGTGTTCCTATTGAATCCTCTGCCTAAAATAATGCCTTTTAACACTTTTGTATTACGCCCTTTTCACTTAAAATTGATATAATATGTCTGAGCACTTTCAGagctttttaattagtttttaattaaattgaattttcaTGATGTTTCCCATGACACTGTCTAGACTGGAAGAGGTATTCAATAATCTTGCCTCGGATCAAGGGCTCCATATATTCTCTCAGAATATAACACTTCCTGATTGGCCTGCACCTTCATCGCCATAAAAACCCGCCTTCACAGACGTCACCATTGACGTACTCTTACCATGTGCCTAGTTTTAATCCTTCTAAGAAAGGCACACATCACAGTCAGTTGTTATAATGCAAAACTTTAAGCAAGGCTTGACTGTTCCGCTTTTCCTCTTCAACAAACCATATAAACAACCTTTAGCTTTATGTTACTAAAAAAGTAGCTCAATAAATACATCTCATAACAGATTTCAGGTGTTGAGTGTGACATATTTATGTGCTGGTGTCATAACCACACCAAGAATACGGTAttatttaaacacttttttcttACTCCTTTGATTTCTTCCTCACCACTAAAGAATGGAAAGGCATACCTGTAATCCTTCATTGCCTACAACCAACAGCGAAAGAAAGAGAGTAATCGAGTTCCTCATCATGTGGTGGTAGTCGTTTGTGACCGATAGGTTAGTCAACAGTCTTAATGCAGCCAGCTGTATATCTGAATTCACAGCAGAAATCTCAATCATTTCCAGTACCTTTGGAATATATTCCTAtagggaaaatccaaatgtaactgTCAGGTAGAATATACATTAAGACAAAAAGCGATAGACAATACAACCCATTCATATCTAATGCACAGCTTGTATAAACATGAAATCAGGTGAAATTACAAAGGTTCAAGCACTTCTGTAGCAGTGTATTAGAATTTTCTAATACTTGATCATTGAAAGATTTCATTTAAGCTCTATGAAATAGATGACTATCATTAATTTATCCACTATGACTTACAGCATCAATAAgacttcagaaataaaataataatgataatgaaataaaatctttataaagaaaagacagaaaagCTGAAAGATGGAATAGTGAGGCGCTCAGACTAGATTAGACTCCCTGAGCAGCGGCAGCTTTGTGAATCATAGTAGACGTACCTTCAGTTGTTCCTGGTTTTTGGCATTCATGCTCAAGTTGTTCAGAGCATTTAAGGCCTGGACTCGGATGCCAAACACAGGATCTGACAAGAGGTTTCCTATGATTTTAAGGCCGCCCGTTTCACGAATAAAGTCCTGCAGTCGGAAAAAACATACAATCTTTATCCATTCTCCAGGATGACTACTTCACCACAAAAGCACTTCTGACAaccattactgtatataagatgAACGAGAACAAAGATTCTCCTCTGAATACATGAAACCGCAacatttttccttaaaaaaactcTTGGTAGTGCTGATTGCTGAAGAATGTTCCCTGTGAAATCGTCTGCCTTCTTCCTTGTGGATTAAGACTAGGAGAAAGAGTTCAGCATGAGCATGAAACCAGACATTCATTGGACCTGGAAGACACTCAATGTTTTGCACTTGCGATATTCAACTCCCTTATTTATTCCACtgctgtgctttttttaaaccacaCACTATCTACCCGAGAGGTGTCTATTCCTGGTCCCGGAGGGtgggtgtgtctgcaggtttcctAGGTCTCTTCAAAGCAGCGGCACCCGAAAGGTGAGAAGCTGTGAAAGTTGTCCAGTTAGGTCAGCAACCAGCTGGTTCAGCTCAATAAGAGCCGAGCTGGAATGTAAACCTGCAAACACAAAGGTCCAGCAGGATCTAGACTGGACAGCCCAGATCTGCTCTGTATACGATATGCACTTATTTGTATTGTGCTGTTTTGTGACGTTAAAAGACTTCTCCTTCTGGAGCTGCATTGTAATTACCACACTGCTAAGTACCAGCAGTTTACCTTTCCTGCAGGCACTATATTTCTGACAATATATTGTAAGTTTGTGATTAAATATATAATCTACAGGTATGTGTTATTAAGCAGCTATAGTGTTTAGCAATTTAGTGTCTTGGGTGGATAAGTCTCTGGGCTCTTAACAGGTGGATTGTGTCCCTACTGCAGATGCTGGTGTTGTACCTTAAGGGAAGCACTTTATCCCAGTTGCTTCAGTTCTCCCAGCTGTATGAATGGGGACCAGTACTGTGGGGCGGGAatccctgtaatggactggtgaCCTGTCCAGGAGAGTCACATGCTCTCTTGTCCACTTAACACCATGGAAACCAGGATAAGCAGACCCAGTGACCCAGTGTTGCTGGGCTATGGAAATTATCTGCCTTTATAGTGAGTTAATTGTAAGATGCCCTTGAGCATAAAATACAAATGATCCCTGATCCTCTGGCCTCAGGAATCACTCAGTATTCCGGAGGCCTATAGCCTGAATTAATTTACGTGTGGTACCTGGTTCACAGAGAAGGCTGCACTGTTGCCCAGAGTGACAAGTATTTGCATTCTTTCAGATGTGTCAGGATTACTCTGCAGCAGGGAAAGAAGCATCTCTAGATGCTGTGGGTCCAGCTTTCCAGGAGTTTTTGAGAGTATTTCACCTGCAAATTAAAAGCACAGGTAAAACAGCAAGTTAGAAATGCGCTTTAAATTCTTGGGAAATATTTGGCAGATCTAAATACCTCTATTAATGCCAGGGAGGATAAAAAGACCATCACCGCACTGGAGTTTCATCCTTTACAAACTTTACAGTAATCAAGAGTCAGAAGtccaaatatttaattttagatCCAGTGGTCTGTTCATGCACATTTATTCAAAAGAAAGTAAAGTGTGTGGAGTATCCAGCACCTAGTACTGGCTATACACAAGAGCTTAAGGAACTTCAAAATTAACAGGTGAATAGaatacatctgtttttttttgagaggatatggttgtttttttaaaatatttttgtgatttCCACTAAGGACAGACATCCTTATGATCTGCTCTTGATGTAGCTTTCTCATTTACACTACACTTTCTACACTACCAAAAACTTGTATTATCATTATTGTATTGTATCTACAAGTAGTTTAAGTAAAGAAACAGCCGGTCAGAAGGTTTTAATTCTGAACATGTGCACTTatgctatttgtttttctggtttttccattttctataTATTAAACCGCATCTTTGTACTGTTGAGAAACTGCACATGATTCAGAATCACATACAGTGTGTGGTCACATTGTTAGGTACATCTACCCAATAGCACGTTGGTCTTCCATCTCCCCTTAAACTGCCCGGACTTGTTGGGGCTTGGACTCAACAAGGTGCAAAAAGTGCTGCACAGGGATACAGGCCCATGTCGACTCCAAATGTGTCACATAGTTGTTGCAACTGCAAATTAGCTGGTGATGGATCTCTACTTCGGATAACTCTGTCCATTATCCCACAGGTGCTTGACTGGACTGAAATCTAGTGACTTAGGAGGCATTACATTAAACTGAATTCCCGTGTTCAGTGTCACTTAAGTCTTTTGTCTTGCCCACTCTCCCTCTGAATCGCACACACGCGACCCGGAGATACTGTACCTGACTACGTGCTTTAAATAGCATCGTCTGCACGATGATGTCTCTGATTAAGCCCTCAAGTACATGGGAAgggatatgtacagtacctaataAACTGGCCGCTCAGCGTATGTCACTACGAACTTTGCACAATGTGAGAGCATCACTTCAAGCTCAGCATTAATCACTCTGACTGTACCACTAAGTCGGTAATACTACATTCATTATTTCAGTGCGGTTCCAGTATAAACATGCTCACACTTCGGTATGTAATATATTCAATAATTCACATAACCACGTGAGCTGCCCAGAGAATTGTCCTGTTTCATCTGTAAAATGGTGTCAGCAACAATCTTTAGCGCCAGagagtttattttactttgtgatCCATTTGAGGAAATAACAACAACAGGACACGAAAGAGTACAGAGCAGGTGCACGTAGACTTGTTTAGTAAGAGACAGACTTACGCGATGAACCATCGCCTGTACGAACATCTCTCCCACGAATCGAAGAAAACTCGAACACTTTTTCCAGCAAACTCCCAGGCAAAACCGCTTTCGTGGATTCATCTTTTCCTGAGCAATGTTCATTTACAACATCGATATTTCGGGATTGATTAGCTCGATTCCTACTTGCAGTCACTAGTTTGTAAATCCCGTAAGTGGCTCCAGCCCCGGCCAGTAACCCCAGCAACACCTTCATTTTACACGGGCTGGGAGCCACACTGGCACCGTCAGCCATCGTGGACTCGAGATCTGACTCATAAGAGCACAAAGTTGATCAAATACTTATTTATATGGTAAGCTTCAGCAAAACAAACAATTTCCGAACAGCATGTTGACAGTTCAGTTGCGACATGACTCTAATCAAACAGAAGGGTGAACGAACGTTTTCACGGGGTTTTTCTAACTGAATCTCTCGGATTCTGAATTGTTCatcttgaaatactgtatgaagtgGATTATTCAAATTGGTATTTTTAGAGCCTAGTAATCGACTATGTcgtaaatataataattaaaacgAAAGagtatcaatatactgtatggtaattCCACGTGCATTAACTGAAGCTCATAAGCAGCGTGTTAAAGGCTCCCATCAAGGAGTTCCAGACACGGGGATTATTTTCGTTTGGCCAGCGGCGTGGCCAGAGCCAATTTAGTTACTTAGTGACTGTAAACAGACTTGAGTTTTCAAGAGGGAGTTTAGAAAATACGAAAAACTTGTAGTATCGTACGTTTTGAAAGAGAGAAATGGATAATTTGCAACAAGCAGATCCGGTCTTGAGAAAATACATCATGCAACACTCACTTCCTGAGATCTATAAAGTAGGGTTGACGTTTCTGTGTTTTCCAGTATAGActtttattacaattattttactGAATAACACGCTGTACTGACATCCATAAGGGGTACCTTCCATGGTCTTTAGCTTTGCAAAACGTAATGGAATTTACTTATCATTAAGCTTTCAGCGTTCGAGAGACAACACTtgtataatataatacattaaacatgtttaatatataattatatagaatgtatttaaaaagttaaattaatCTGGTGTGCATCACAAAATTGTAATTTCTTATTACTAGCTTCATGGCAACAATTGGATATATCTACCTACTCCAGTACTTTTCTGGAATTCCTGTTCCCTTGATCTAATTAATACACCAGTGAAGTGCGAACAAGGATCCACTGCCGAGAGTATCCAAGAATAAAGTCAATATGTATAGACAGTTACATCTCCACTAAGGCAGAGAACACACCAGGCACTCTTTACTGCACAGGTTTCACTTATTCTGGCTTTATCATAGTACATAAAATACTGGCGTGGAAAATTGCAAAGTACTGTAGTCTGGCAAACACGAAAGGTGTGGCATTCAATTGCATATATGTAATCGGTAATGACATTTCACCAGGCATGATGAATTGCTTCCATTTTAACGTGataaactgtatattttctatatttgtatattgcattgttaagcgccttggggaaaccttgttgtgaaaggcgctatataaaagttAACTGAATTGAATAGAATATATATTTGACGATTTTTAGGTGTGAATCAAGCGAAAAGGGTAGAAACACTACTCTGATTTGTAACCTGTATTAGGTTTATGTATTGCTTTGTCCTAAGGTGCGTTTTCTCTAAATTTTCATGATAATGgaagtgatatatatatatattttttatcgaCAGGCGTTGTTATCCGGGTTATGTGTTGTGTGCCCTGCAAACCCGTTACAGTTCTTGGAAGAGAAAATCAAAGAGTTTCAGGAAAATGGGAACTGGTAGGTAAATTTGGAATAGATGGGACATTTTATTCAATGGAATGGTTTAGGACAAATCTGGAAGAATCCTTACAGAGtggcatactgtactgtacatgtgagcgCCGTTACCCCATCAGGCCGATGTATGCGCAGTGAAAGCCCTGCCTGTTTGTGACGGGGATCAATACCAGTTCCAAGTGGACATTTCTTGGGAGTTTTGATTAAACCAAAGAACGCACAACTGACGTCTAATTAAGCTCTGAGAGTTTTGTTGATCCCATTAACTATAGGTAAGGTCAAAAAAGGTTTTACCTGTGTCCATGTCATCAAATAATTAGTTAAATAAAGTGTTTAAGAGTAGAGATGGTAAAATATCCTCAATGGCTGTATTTGAACAATCCCTGAGATTAGAAGATAAACTGCGTATAAAGAAGGTTATAGAAATTCCACTAGAGGGCACCGTTCTCACCTTAATTGTTAAAGCAGCATCTGTAGCGTTAGACGTGCCCTTAAGATTATTGTAAAACAGCCTATAGGACATATAAACACTTTACACATATCACGTAGTGAAAGAACGTTAGAAACGAGATGATTTTCCTCCGGCCCTGTTATAATTTCGCCATGCAGTCTATTCACCATACCCAGTATAATTTTACCATACACCACAATGCAGTGTTGCATaatatttcagctgtgtgtcTAAAGATTCCTTATAGCTTTGCTCAGTCTATAAAGGGAGCAAACACATGTACTGTTCTCTTTTAGAGGCATGAGAGTATGCTTCATCAGCGACAGGTTTACAATATATAATAactttatttacagtaagataaattaaatctgcattttgaaataaattgaCTGTAGTATTCTGAAATAACAAATACTGATGTCTATATTTAGTCTTTGTGTGGAACCTTCTAGGACTGGCAAGACTcccaaaaatatttgaattacaCTGTCAAAGGTGCCcaggaaataaaatattgtttttggtCTCTTGTTCAACATGCTGGCTTTCATCAACCGGCTCTTCAAAATGGGTTCTGTGGTCAgtccttttttatttctaaagttTAATCTTTGTTAATGGGTTCCATCTCAGGTCACATTATTGATATAAGACTGTAACATAAATTCCCACTGTGAACAGGACATACACTGCTATGAAACACTGAGTTGCTCCCTGAAAGATCATTCTACAGTGGTGGGGGACTGTTTCACAAAGTGAGATTACTTGGTTTAATTTGGTGAATTTAGTAAACCTTTTAACAAAAGTCTGGATTTTTAGTTTCATGAAACAAGACTGAATTGTATCTGGTTAAGTAACTATAGCAACATATCCTCTACTCTTAACCGGCTCCAGGGCAGGTTAATTCAAATATAGTGACAGTATGTCATGTAATAAGTAAAGTGGTGTATGCATTTGTTTGCATTTCTTGACAATATAAACCATCAAACGGGGGTTTCTTGAAATACAGAtctagtatatacagtatctggtaatattcttttttatgtataataaaaaagGTGTTCTGGACTGCAAAGTCATCCTCATTAAAGCCCCCATATAGTCAAATGAGGCTCTTTTTAAAAGAGAATCTATTCACAGCATCAACTTACAGATAATAAAATTGTAGTGTGAAAATATGAACATTGATCACTCAAAAGCCAAAACTATAAAAACTTTATATCACTTTATAACTTTATAACTTTATATCAAAAGATGTTTTAAACATGTCTGCCTACAATGGGTGTTACGTACTGTAGACTTTCCATCATGTAAGTTTCCACCATCACATTGTTTCCTATGTTATCAAATGATCTGTGATGCATAGTGTTGCATCAGCAACATTTACATGACTCTGTCCAGGGGTTTCTCCAGGCAGGGCATGCGTCATCATTATTGCATGCACTGTGCTGCATAGCATTGCTGCCCTTAGGAAGGAGAGAGTTCCTCCCCTCCACCTGCACGCTGTGATGACCTTCCTCCTATTCATCTGGATCAACAAGGTGGTACAGCTGCGAAAGTGAAACAGTGACAACATTTTTTAagacatatttttttctaatttcattTAGGTTaagtttttacaattttaataagGTCTCATTTTTATGTGGCTTAAGACATTCTGCATCTTGGGTGGAAAGTCCAATCTATACTACTTGATGCACaccaaaaatgttgttaaaaaaagacagtCCCAATCAAGGAATGCATTCTTTGTTGTTTCTTAGTTGTGTTGATGATAATTCGTCTTCCTTCAGTCTTACTCTGCTcatgtttcttctttttgggTAATATTAGGAAACATTTTCAGTCAGAGGACTGCACAGCACTGTATTGCACAGTAGTTTTACAGAAGAACCACATACAACTTTGGATGATATTCTTTTATTGTGTCTTGACTTGCTGCCAGGTCCTCCCATTGTGCTCcagctactgtaaatgcattaaTTACCGATGCATAATAACAAAATCATACAACCACACAAtggcttaaagaggagctccacgTCAATGCCTCAgtaatgtaaattaaataattgccAACACATTATCTTGAGATATTTCCTTGGATTTCATAATTAACTTCAACATTCACTCTGGTTTTTGCAGCGGCCACAGTATAGTTCCTCGCTATTACAACAGGCTGCATTCACATAGTTTTCCATAAACAGACATAATTCATGTTATTGGATTAAGACGTGCATTTTTTGCCGTGGTTTTGCTGGCATGAATGAAGGATTCAATGCTCGACCCTCCTGCCTACTGAAGTGTGGCATGCGAGAGCACTTAGTCAGATTGTTTAAACCTGACTTTCTTTGACTGGATAACTTTAACCACAGTTTGCCTGTATGAAACCAGAGTTATCCCGAAGTCAGTTATCAGGCTAATGCAATCTGAATAATTTATTAAGAAAATCTTGAATAGTTAAACTTGCTTTGTGAAACAGCTCCTTGGAGCAACTGTAAAGGAAGTGTGATCTCCCAATTTGGAGCCTTGTACTAGAAAGTAAGGCCAGACTCCGACGAGTACAAATGATATTCAATTGTATCATTGTATATCGGCTTCAAAAACATGGTTTGCATGTTCACTCCCTATATTTCCTCCCAACATCCAAGGCCAGCCTTCCCTTACTAGAAATATAAAGCCTTTTTTATAATGAAGTTTATTTTTACACTCAACTTTAACTAAAGCCAAtgtgaattacattttaaatctgttaattcttttaatttaattgaaatatttttcttgtcctgcatatttcatttttattattttatacataACACACTGTATATGTTATTTTAACTTGTAAAGTGATGgataaagaataaaaatgttagCACACAAATAACAGTATTGAGCTCTCAAACCACATCTGATCATGTCTGAGATTCTGCACTCATTTTTCTGgaatgtatttctgttttaaaatgtatatatgttAGTGtaacatatatagcatatagtGTAATGCACTTtgattgtgtgagtgtgttgcTTTTGTCATTATGTGACACCTGTAcatgcaagtacagtatatactgtatactgtatatacagtaatgaatgggaatgtgaatattaattagcccaGGCAGTTTCAAAACACCAGAAAGCACCAGGGCTGCAAATTGGACATAACCTGCATGCAACAGTGGAATTATTAGCTGGAGGTAGACAGTACTGCTTTCTATCATTGTGAAAAGACTACCATGATAATAGTGACTGCAAACACATGTACACCCTTTTACTGAAAAAGTGATAAAGCATAATACAGTGGCATGGTGGCatagtgtttagcattgctgcctcactttCACATGTGCCCCACAACTCAACAGTGCTAAAGCCCTAGTTTGAATTCTAGTCCTGAGGTTCTATGTGTGTGGAGTATgttgtatgttctccacatgTGAAACTATATGTGGGTGTTTTCCAAgggcttcagtttcctcctacagtcaaaaaacatatttgtaggttaattggccctggtgtgagtgtgtgtttgtgtctgtacagtCTGTGTGCTGTAGTAGACtggtgcccattgcttgctggaatgggctccagctcccctgccaTCCTGTATTGGAAAAAGAGCTtggaaagtggatggatgatAAAGCATATGTGAGTGTGGGTGGGGTATAAAAGAGAAGACAAAACTGATGCCATATCAGcttaaaagcaaaatgaaattgGTGTTATTACGCAATGCGCGTAATAATGCTGATATTAAAACATTACAACTCTTTTAGAAGGCAAAACATAGTACATATTTAGTGGATAACACAATAATATGGTTGTCTTATGTGCTAATTTACAGTTTTTAGTAATATTGTTTATAATGTAACAATTTTTGCAAAATTGTTTACATCCTAATATTTAGATTTGCTCTTTATGGAGAAAGAACTAAGACTATACTATgtagttcttgtttttttccctcttaacatagaaatgtatattaaataacatttgaaattaaaagaatccagcttttttatgattttaataTGAACAAATGCCAACTATAGCTTTTATACTATACTTCTCAGAAGAATATAATTTACTATTTTTGTGTTCTCTGCATAGTGCATACAACATAGCATCAGGGATAGTTAAACAGTATAAGATTCAGTATATCTGTAGGCTGTCAGCCTATTGACTTCACTACTACCAACACAGACATGCATGAAATGATAATAAAAGCATGATGTGTTGAGACTCATAAGTGTTTCAAGTGCACGTTGAGCTCATAGTCCAGACATCACCAGCTGTTTTCTGGGGTATGTCTTTCCATAACCACACAGTTAGCCAAGGGTTGCTAAGTTTGGATTGTGTTTAGTCAgccatgat is part of the Lepisosteus oculatus isolate fLepOcu1 chromosome 7, fLepOcu1.hap2, whole genome shotgun sequence genome and encodes:
- the armc10 gene encoding armadillo repeat-containing protein 10, producing the protein MADGASVAPSPCKMKVLLGLLAGAGATYGIYKLVTASRNRANQSRNIDVVNEHCSGKDESTKAVLPGSLLEKVFEFSSIRGRDVRTGDGSSREILSKTPGKLDPQHLEMLLSLLQSNPDTSERMQILVTLGNSAAFSVNQDFIRETGGLKIIGNLLSDPVFGIRVQALNALNNLSMNAKNQEQLKEYIPKVLEMIEISAVNSDIQLAALRLLTNLSVTNDYHHMMRNSITLFLSLLVVGNEGLQTQVLKVLVNLSANPEMVDDILRAQAPASLVLLFDSGTVAAVLCRVLTFVGNLTNWTPSTPTKEALKRSKDSLYSVLFGDSSQLPSKLSLLLCHPDTEVTAQVARFFT